The Pseudanabaena sp. ABRG5-3 genome includes the window TGTGATCTGATTCACTGAAAATAGATCCAATATCTAGAAGTTTGGCTCTGTGATGTCTCTATTTGTGATCTCAATTCAAGAAATATCCATACAGTCTCTTTAACTCAAAACCTTGCTGGGAATGGGTTTTACTCCCCTAAAGTGTAGTGATGTTTTAGGGGATTGATATTAGATGTTGCTACTTCTTGGTCACTTCAGCGATCGCATCATTGAGTTTGCCACTGCGGAAACCCTCTAAATCCAGCGTAATCGAGGTAAAGCCATAGTCTCGGAAGGCTTTGGTGAGATTGGACATATCTATAATGTTGATAAGTTCACTGAGGCGATCGCTTGGGACTTCGATTTTGGCGGTATCTCCCATTGAGCGCACTCTAATGTCGCCTTTCCAGCCATGATCGCGTAAATATTGTTCGGCATTGCCCACGCGCCGCAATTTCTCAACCGTAATCTCTTCACCATAGGGAAATCGCGAACTTAGGCAGGGCTGTGAAGGCTTGTCCCACCAAGGCATTCCTAAATATTGCGATAACATGCGTACTTCTATTTTGCTGATGCCTACTTCGGCAAGAGGCGATCGCACGCCGCGTTCCTTTGCGGCCTGAATCCCCGGACGATAATCCTGTAAATCATCAGCATTTAAGCCATCGACGACATAGCCATAGCCCATCGTTTTGGCGAGGGGTTTTAGTGTGTCATGGAGTTCGCTTTTGCAAAAATAACAACGATTAATCGGATTAGAGGTGTAATTAGGATTATTCATCTCATCGGTTTGGACGATTTGATGCTTGATGCCAATAAATTCGGCTTGGACTGTGGCGGCGGCGAGGTCAGCAGGTAATAATGACGGTGAGTTAGCGGTAATAGCTAAGGCGCGATCGCCTAAAACATCAAAGGCAACTTTGGCAACAAGGGTACTGTCGATGCCGCCAGAGTAAGCAACAAGGACTTCGGTGGCTTCATTAAAAATGTGACGTAAGCGATCGAGCTTGTCGGATAGGGTGGCATTTAACATAAAAACTCTGGATACTTATTGTTTAATATTTTGACATCTGCCCTTTGGAATCTTTATTTGGAATCGTTATTATTTGGCGAGAAATCATGGACAAGTTAAGAAATACCTCAATTAGCAAGTTTCTCAGTAAATATCTACGCCATGAGCCAGCAAAAATTGGCTTGAGTCTCGATGTTGGTGGTTGGGTGAAGGTCGATGATTTGCTAACGGCTAGTTCTAAGCACAACTTCGTAATTAGTCGTGAGGAATTAGAGGAAGTTGTCGCAACTAATGCCAAGCAACGCTTTTCCTTTGATCCAACGGGAACTTTGATTCGGGCTAATCAAGGGCATAGTGTGGAAGTGGATTTGCAATTGGAGCCAATGCAGCCCCCTGATGTGTTGTATCACGGCACTGCGGAAAAGAATGTGGAAGCTATTGGGCATTTAGGTTTGCAGAAAATGTCTCGTCATCATGTCCATTTATCGATGGATTTGGTAACTGCAAAAATGGTGGGGCAAAGACATGGTAAACCTGTGGTGTTTGAGGTTGATGCGGCGGCGATGTACAAGGCAGGATCTATTTTCTATTGTTCCGCTAATCAAGTGTGGTTAGTCGATCACGTTCCACCTGAGTATTTACAAATTTGCATCAAACAAAGTTTGTAAATCCAGTCTTTATACTTGCAATTAACGGTTCAGATTTTTGTCGATCAAGCAATTTGCTAAATGAGTATCTTGAACTGTTTCCGTATAGAAATTACGCAATCTAAGTTTTTTATGTATTTTTTATGTATTTTTTATGTCTTAGCAAAGTAATTTGATCGCTACCGCACAAGCCTTTAACTCTGGCTGCTTGGAGTCGGGACAGGCTTCGGGATGGGTGAGGGCATTAGCTTCGGCATTATCTGCCCAGAGCTTTCCCCAGTGCATCGGGACGAATAATACACCTCGCGCGATCGCCTCTGTCACTAGCGCGGGAAATTTAGAAGAACCACGTCGCGATTTAACTTCTACAAGATCGCCATTATGGATACTGAATTTCGCTGCATCTTTCGGATGGATTTCGATAAAAGGATTAGGGTACATTTGTCGAATCTTGTCGATGCGTCCTGTGCGGGTTTGGGTGTGCCAATGTCCATATAGTCTACCAGTGGTGAGAATGAATGGATATTGCTCATCAGGGACTTCAAAGACACCTTGGGAATGATAGCTACCAAATTTGGCTTTGCGATCGCTAGTATGAAATTGCCAATCGGTATAGAGCCGTTTGTTATGCTTGTGATCTAGTTCAGGGGCATGGTCAGGATTCGGCCATTGGATTACGCCAAGTTCAGAGAGCTTGGCATGGCTAAGCCCTGTGATATCGCAGGGGCGATCGCGAGTGATCTGTGCAAATTCTGCATAGACCTCAGCCGAATTTTGGAATGGAAATTTATCGACAAAACCTAATCTCTTTCCAACTTCTGCAAAGATTTCCCAATCGGCGCGAGCTTCACCGAGGGGCGGCTGAAAAGCTTGACAGAGGGTGACACAACGTTCGGAATTAGTCATCGTGCCAGTCTTCTCGCTCCATTGTGTGGCGGGAAGGAGAACATGGGCAAAGGCGGATGTTTCCGTAGGATAATAGGCATCTTGATAGATGGTGAAAGGCGATCGCCTTAAAGCCGCTTTTGTTCGCACCAGATCGGGAAAGCTAACAGCAGGATTTGTCGCCGCAATCCAGAGAAAATCTACTTCATGAGCTTCTAATCCACGAATCATATCCCAAGCTGTGCGTCCAACCTGTGGCGAAATCTTTCCAGATGGCAACTGCCAAAATGCTTCTAGTTCGGCGCGATGTTCAGGGTTCGTAACGGAACGATAACCTGGGAGTAAATGGGCTAAACCGCCTGCTTCTCTTCCTCCCATAGCATTGGGTTGACCCGTCAGTGAAAATGGTCCTGCACCTTCTTTCCCAATCTGAGCAGTGAGTAAATGCAGATTGATAATACATTGGACTTTGGCTGTGCCTTGAGTGGATTGATTAACACCCATTGACCAAATGGAGAGAACTCGTTGCGATTCTGCCCAATATTTAGCGGCAAGTTCTAAATCTTCGATGCTAATCCCACAACGTCTTGAGACAAATTCGGGGGTATAGAGTTGAGTAATTTCAGCAAATTCGGCAAAACCTGTGGTGTGATTTTCGATGAATTGGCGATCGCATTTATCCCAGAGTAATAGCAAATGGGCGATGCCATTTAATAAATCGATATCTGTCCCCGGTTGAATCGCTAGATGAAGGTCAGCGACTTCGGCGGTTTGAGTACGGCGCGGATCAACGACAATTAATTTAACGTGAGAATTTTTTTTATGATGGCGGCGAAAGCGATTGAAGATAATCGGATGGCATTCGGCGGTATTTGTGCCGATCGCAAATAAACAATCCGTTAAATCCAAATCTTCGTAGCAACAAGGAGGTCCATCGGAGCCAAAGCTTTTGATATAGCCCGAAACTGCGGAAGACATACAGAGTCTGGAGTTAGCATCAAAATTATTGGTTCCTAAACAGCCTTTAAATAATTTTTGGGCAATGTAATAGTCTTCAGTCTGGAATTGACCTGAACCATACATACAGAGAGCATCTGCACCTTTGGTAGCTAGCACTTGCTGAATCTGATTAGTAATCGCATCAAGAGCTTCATCCCAACTGACTTGACGAAATTCTTGATCAAGGCGATCACGCATCATTGGGTGTAGCAGTCGATCCTTTTGAATCGATTCGGCAATGGTTGCACCCTTGACGCAGACCATACCTTGACTAGAGGGATGACTGCGATCGCCTCGCACCTTAAAGCGATCGGGAAATTTGAGTGTGGGTTCTTTACCAGTCTCCACGACTTCTAAACCGCAGCCGACACCACAATAGGGACAGAGGGTTTTGGCGATTTGTGGTGTGGCACTGGCATTAGAAGGAGTAGTTGCAGACATAGATGATATTGAGCTATTGACGAACAGCTACTTTTTTGGTGGCGAAACCTTTTACGGGATCAAAGTAGCTAGCTTCAGTAAATCGTGAATATGGCATGGATTGCAATGCTGCGATCGGATCATTGGGATCAAATACAGAACCATCGGCTAAGGCAATGGGTGAGCGATCCTCATCGGCGATCGCTATTTCTAATTCCTTGGCAGCCTGTTGATAGACATTGGTTGCTAGCAAGTTATAGATCACTTCTGCATAGTTCTCAGGGAAATTGACTAAGCCCCAACGCGCCATTTGCGTTAATACCCACAAATGTTCTTTACGGGATGGCATATTGCCCACCCCAAACTGACAGAAGTCCTGATCATACTTTGCTGCCATCGTACTGACGCGATAGGGACCTGCAAATCCAGGGCGGATATAGGTGGGATCAAGATTGAGGTACTCTGGTTTTGCTAACGTCAGTACTACTTCATCGCGATTTTCTAAGGGTTCACAGAACTGGGATGCTTCTAGTAATGCCTTGACTACAGCAAGATGGGTATTGGGATATTGCTCCGCCCAATCCTTGCGAACTCCTAAGACTTTTTCGGGATGTCCACGCCAGATATCGAGGTCAGTCGCCACGACAAAGCCGACATTATCATGCACAGCCCGCACATTCCAAGGCTCACCGACGCAGTAACCAATGATATTGTTTGCCATCAGATTAGAAACCATTTGCGGTGGTGGAATCACGATGACATCCACATCCTTGTCTGGTTCCATGCCACCACTAGCTAACCAATGCCTGAGCAATAGATTGTGCATGGATGCGTGATGCACCATACCCATCGCAGGGTTATATGCCTCATCTTGGAATTTATCAATATAAGCTTTCAAGGAAGCGAGATCATGCACCCCTTCGTTTTGGAGTCTCTTACTCAGGGTGATGGCATTACCATTCCGACTCATAGTTAAAGATGTCACGACGGGCACAGGAATTTTATTACCCATACCGAGAGTAATTGCGAGAGGCATTCCCGTTACCATTTGGGCTGCGTCGAGGCGACCTTCACGAATTCCTTCCGCCAGATCATTCCAGCTCGTTTCTTTGGAAAGAGTGACATCTAAGCCATATTTGGCAAATAGTCCTTTCTCTTGTGCGATCGCAAAGGGGGCGCAGTCGGTGAGAGGAATGTAGCCAATGGTAAGGTTGGTTTTCTCGATATTGCCAAGACTGATCGCCGCATTGCTCTTGTTCTTAGCCCGTTCGATTTTGATTTGTTTCTGGCGATCGAGGAAGTTAACAACTTCACCTCTAAGACGGTAATAGTTGGGATGATTGACAGCTTCTAGTTTTTTGCGAGGATGGGGCAAATCAACGGTGAGAACTTGACCAATTTTCGCTTCGGGCCCGTTAGTCATCATCACAATGCGATCGCTTAGCAGCAGAGCTTCATCTACATCATGGGTAATCATTACTGCCGAGATTTTATGCTCATCGCAAATCTGCATTAACTTTTCTTGTAATCGCCCTCTAGTTAAGGCATCCAATGCGCCAAAGGGTTCATCTAATAGCAGAATTTTCGGCTTAATTGACAAGGCTCGAGCAATACCAACCCTTTGCTTCATCCCACCTGAAATTTCTCTAGGATACTTATCCGCAGCATGACTTAAGCCCACTAAGTCAATATTTTCTTGAATAATGCGGCGGCGTTCCTCTTTTGGCAAATCCCTTAACACCCGATTTACCGCCAAGCCAATATTCTGACGTACCGTTAGCCAAGGCAACAGTGAATGGTTTTGGAACACCAACATGCGATCGGGACCTGGTTCACGCACTTCACGTCCTTCTAGGACAATCCCCCCTTCACTAGCTCGATCTAATCCAGAGAGGATATTCAGCACTGTCGATTTACCACAGCCTGAATGTCCAATAATTGAGACAAATTCACCTTCCTTCATCTCAAAGTAAACATCTTTGACCGCAACATAGGGTTGCCCTTTGTTGGTTTTAAAAACACGACTAATGTGATCTATTTCTAGGAATTTGGACATTGTTTTTGGTGATTGGTGATTGGTGATTGGCTAATAGCTAACGACTATTCCGCATCATCAGCTAAGGCAAAGCGACTATAGAGAAATTCAAGGATATAGTTACGAAGGCTGTAGTAGCGAGGATCGTCAGCGATCACTTTGCGATCTCGAGGACGTGCAAATGGCACATCGATAACTTCGGCAATATGGGCGGCGGGACCATTGCTCATCATCACAATGCGATCGGCGAGGAAGAGAGCTTCATCGATCTCGTGGGTAATCATCAGAGCCGTAACCCGATTTTTGCGCCAAATTGCGAGCAATTCTTCCTGCAATTCTTCTCGAGTCATCACGTCCAAGGCTCCAAAGGGTTCATCAAGGATCAGCACTTCAGGACGGATGGATAATGCACGGGCGATCGACACACGCTGGCGCATACCACCAGAAAGCTCCTTGGGCTTTTTGTGCATTGCTTCGGTCAGCCCCACTAGCTCCAGAGAGTCCTTGGCAATTTTGATCTTTTCTTCTTTGGATTTCTCTTTATAAACTTGCTTAACCGCAAGATAGACATTTTCAAAGGCAGTCATCCAAGGTAAGAGCGAATAGTTTTGGAACACCACCATGCGATCGGGACCGGGACGAACGATTGGCTTCGATCGCAAACAAATTTCGCCAGAGGTAGGCTTATTAAAACCAGCCACCATGTTTAAAAGTGTCGATTTACCGCAGCCAGAATGACCGATGACACAGATAAACTCGCCTTCATAGACCGTCAAATTAACATCTTCGAGAACAGTATAAGGACCTCTAGGTGTTGGATAGACCTTAGAAACTCCATCCATGACTAGAAATGGATCTCTATTTATTTGCTGATTATTATCTGTAAGATCAAGAGTCTGCATAGGAGAAGGTTAAGGGAAAGATTTAAGTTGTGGGGAGGATGATTAGCTCTTGGCTTTTAGCTTTTAGCTTTTGGCTTTGATTTGTATTGAGAAGAAGCATGATTAACTTTGAAGATGTGTCTTTTAAGCTAAGAGCTAACCGCTAATAGCTAATCGCCAATAGCTAAAAAACTAAGCATCAGATTGAGCAACTAATTTGCTGACGTAGTAAACGACTTTATCGAGGATGAAGCCAACTAAACCGATGTAAACCAGAGCTAAAATCAGTTCGCTACTCTTTTGACTGTTGTAGCTATCCCAGATAAAGAAGCCGATACCAACACCACCTGTCAGCATTTCCGCCGCCACGATCGCTAACCACGATAGACCAACGGCAATCCGTAAACCTGTGAAAATGTAAGGTGCTGCTGAGGGCATCAGGATCGTGATGAAATAATCAAATTTGCTCAAGCGCAATACTCGCGAAACGTTGCGATAGTCTTGGGGAACTTGCTGTACACCGACAGCCGTATTCATCAAGATTGGCCAAATCGAAGTTACGAAGATCACAAATAAAGCCGCAGCTTCGGTAACATCTAGACCAACAGATTTCAGTGATTCGTTGACACCTTGGAAGGCGGACATAGCGATCGGTAGCCATGCAAGGGGAGGAATTGTCCGTAGAACTTGGAAGATGGGGTCAAAGGCGCGATAGAGAAATACGTTTGTGCCGATCGCAATACCAAAGGAGATACCGATAATCGCGGAAGCGGTATAGCCGATCGCCACACGACGTAAGCTGACCATCGTTTTTATGCCCAAGCCCTTCTCAATGGTGAGCTTTTCCTTAAGAGCTTGACGAGCAGGGCTGTCAGTTTTGTCCGCAGCACTAACATCAAAATAATCGCGATCAAAGAAGGGATTCCAAATATATTCTTGAGTTTCCTGCCAGACCTTACTTGGAGGTGGTAATGGAGGCGTTTTACCTGAGCAAAGTATTTGCCATGTTCCTAAAATAAAGAACAAAGCTATCACAGGCGGAATGATAAAACGCGCCTGCTTCTGAAACCATTCACCTATGTTATTAACCGAAAATCGTGACTTTAAGCTTCCTGCCGCCATTTTTTATATCTCCTACTTGCTTTAGAAAAGATGATGACAAGGGGCTTAAGCCCCTTGTTCGAGAATTAGATTCAGTTAATAATTAAGCCTTCTTAATCTTCAATCCTTTGAGGTATTCGCTGGGATTCTCTGGGTCAAACTTGACTCCATCAAAGAAAGTTTCGATGCCGCGAGAAGTACTCTTAGGAATATCAGCTTCTTTACCAATCATCTTCGCTGCTTCTTTCCATAGATCCTCGCGATTGACCTTATCGACAAGCTTCTTCGCATCGGTGTCAGCATCAAAATAGCCCCAACGCATATCTTCCGTTACGAACCAAAGGTCATGGCTCTTGAAAGGATAAGAAGCCGCATCTTTCCAGAACTTCATCGAAATATCTGGATTATCAACGGTGCGACCATCGCCGTAGTCAATCTTGCCTTGCTGTCTACCCAAAATCTCAGCAGGTGGAACTTTAAACCATTTATCAGCCCCAACAATCTTACACATCTCTTCTTTGTTTTCGGGTTGCTCACACCACACTTGAGCTTCGAGCACGGCGGCTAGCAAAGCCTTTGCCGCTTTAGGATTCTTATCAACCCAGTCAGCACGTAGAGAGAATGCTTTTTCAGGATGATCTTTCCACAATTCGCCCGTGACTAGCGCACTGTAGCCCGAATTTTGGGCGACTAGTCTCGCATTCCAAGGCTCACCCACACAGAATGCCTGCATGTTACCAGCCTTCATATTAGCAACCATTTGTGGTGGTGGGACGACAATCGTGCTCACATCCTTATCTGGATCAACTCCATTAGCTGCCAACCAATAGCGCATCCACAGATCGTGGGTTCCTCCAGGGAAAGTAACTGCACACTTGACATCCTTACCCCCAGCTTTAATTTTGGCAAAACTTTCCTTCAAGGAATCACTCTTAAGAGCAATTTTGAGTTCTTTAAATTCATTGGCAATAGAAATGGCTTGACCATTCGTGTTTAGCCTTGCCAAGATATACATTGGCACTTTTTTGCCATTGGTGATCTTACCTTCGGTTAGTAAATAAGGCATAGGGGTCAGAATATGCGCCCCATCAATACCACCAGCATCAGAACCGAGGGCGATATTATCTCGAGTTGTTCCCCAAGAAGCTTGCTTTAGAACTTCGACATCCTTCATACCATACTTAGCAAAGATACCCTTCTCTTTAGCAATAATGAGCGGAGAAGCATCAGTTAGGGCAATGAAACCAAGTTTTGCTTTGGTCACTTCAGGAGCATCGGCGGCACTAACTTTGGGTGTTGCTGTAGTTTTAGCGTCAGAGGTGGGTTTAGTATCAGTTTTCGGTGCTTCACCGCCACCACAGGCATTTAAAGCGATCGCGCTAACAGTAGACAGTCCTGCGGTGGTTAAAAACTTGCGACGAGAGAATGTACTCATGAATTTCCTTTAATAACTGATTGAGGTTTGAGAATCTAATTTTGAGGATTTTTAGCCAACGGCAACTAATTCGGCTGAAGGTTCAGCGATCGCCTGTTGTTTCGGGATAGCGCCAAAGTGTTCGACTAAAAGCTTGCCAACAACTTCGCGCAAATCCTCACAGGGGATTTTTTCCATTACACATTTGCCAAGATGAGCATCTTTGCCGACCGTGCCACCCATATAAATGTCAACACCATCGACAACCTTGCCATTCTTGCGAGTTTTGCAGCCCGTAAAGCCAATATCGGCAACCTGTGGCTGAGCGCAAGAGTTAGGACAGCCACTCCAATGAATCCGCACAACTTTAGGAAGATGGTAATCTTCGCTCAGTTGCTTAGTGAGTGCGAGGGAACGATTTTTAGTTTCCACGATCGCCACAGGACAGAATTGATTTCCTGTGCAGGAAACTAAACCACGCATGAGGTTGTCGGGATTAACGGGGAACTTCTGAAGGAGAGGTTCTTGCAAGAGTGCAGGTAATCGCTCATCACTGACATTAGTAATCAGTAAATTTTGCTCGACGGTAAGGCGCATATCGCCATTACCGTAGGTATCTGCAAGTCTTGCAAACTCGTACATATCAGGGGCATACATCCGTCCTACAGGAATTTGCAACCCTACATAATTCAATCCCGCTTGCTTTTGGGGATGAACGCCGATGTGGTCGCGCTTTTCCCATGCAATTTCATCTTTAGCGGCGGCGGTTGCCAATGATTTACCGAGCTGCTTCTCCACTTCGGCACGGAATTTTTCAATTCCCCATTCGTCAATTAAGAACATTAATCGTGATTTGGCACGATTCTCACGTAGTCCATGATCGCGATAGACAATTAGTAACGCTTCACAGAGAGCAACAACATCTTCAGGGGGAACCCAGACATTGAGAGGGATTGCTGCCTCGACCCGCTTCGCGGAGAAAAATCCGCCGACAAGTACATTAAATCCAAATCGAGTCTCAGTTGTATCAGTACTCTCTGATGAGCTATTACCTTGAGTCTGATTATAGATATGCCAGAATCCTGAAGGAATATCCCACTCTGGGCGTTGTCCTTCTGGCTTAGTAGTGACTGATGTCGTCTTCGCCACTTCTCTAAATGCAGGTACAAAGGCTAAATCATTGATTTCGGCATGGGTGGAATTATCGCGACAGCCTGCGATCGCAATGTTAAATTTGCGAGGTAAGTTGGTAAAAGCAGGATTACCTTCGCCATTATTAGTCAGTAAATTCTGAACTTGTATCGCTAATTCACGAGTATCGTAAAGCTCATCGGCATCAAGCCCTGCAACGGGTGAACCTGTAATATTACGCACGTTATCGATCGCCGATTGCACACTAGTTAAACCGACAGCACGAAACTTTGCGAACATTTCAGGCACATCTTCGATGAGAATGCCGCGCATTTGGATATTCTGACGGGTAGTAATATCAGCAACGCCATGCTCACCACACTTCTCAACTACTGAGGCGAGGACACGCATCTGATCGCTATTGAGCAAGCCATTGGGAATTCGCATCCGTACCATAAAACGTCCGGGGGTACTTTTGCGAAAGAAGATGCCGAGCCACTTTAAACGGTGCTGCAAGTCATCGTCATCGATCGCTTCCCAACCTATTGCGGCGAAGTGATCAATTTCGGCTTTAAGGGCAAGACCATCTTTGGCTGCTTTCAGGTCTTCAATTTTGTTTGCCATGTTATTTATCCTTGGCTCATGCTGGAGATGAATAAATAGATAGGGGCGATCGCAATTTATATAGATGTGTATATAAATGTGCAAAATCCCAAATATCTAACTCTCAAGCGCTATTTCAACTTGGTATAGGGTTTACACTACTTAACGTTTCGATCCCAATACGTATAAACAACTACATATTTTTAACTATTATTTAATAATTGCAATATCTACATGCAGTAACCGCATAGTTGCTTGCATTGTGTAAATATAAAGAACAAGGGGCTTAAGCCCCTTGTTCTTTATTGCCTATTGCTTCTCATGCTTGATCGCCTCCAAAAAATCCTCTCTCGCCATGGCATCGCCTCCCGTCGTGACGCAGAACAGATCATCCTGTCAGGTCGAGTTTGGGTCAATGGCAGACAAATTAAAGAATTAGGGACTAAAGCAGATCCCGATCGCGATCGCATTGAAGTAGATGGGAAGTTATTGCAAACTAATGCCCCAGAATTTGTATACCTATTACTTAATAAACCAACGGGCGTAGTATGTACCTGTGATGATCCCCAAGGTCGTAGGACAGTTCTCGATCTGTTGCCATCTCAATATCGCCATGTTTATCCAGTCGGACGATTGGACTACAACAGCAGTGGCGCGTTAATTTTGACCAATGATGGTGAATTTGCCAACTATCTGATGCACCCCCGTCACCATGTCGCCAAAACCTATGAAGTATGGGTTAAAGATATTCCTAGTCAACGAACCCTTAAGCAATGGCAAGAGGGGATCATCCTTGAAGGTAAACGCACCTTACCTTCAATTGTCAACATTCAACAGGTTGAAGAGAGTAAATCTCAAAAATCGCGTCAAAATCCGCGCACAAAATTGCAGATAGTATTGTCAGAAGGTCGTAACCGTCAAATCAGAAAAATAGCTGAATTACTAGGGCATCCCGTCTTAGCATTACATCGAGTAGCAATCGCCTCAATTTCAGTTGCTTCATTAAAAATTGGTAACTATCGATTATTGAACGAACAAGAAATTAAAAATTTATAGTGATTGCAAAGGAGCTTTAGGATATTAAAATTAGATAAGAGCAATGCAAGGGGGTACTCTCTGGGAATTTTTAGAGGATCTTGATAGTTGAGTGAGCAATGACAAAATCTAGGGATTATCCCCTATATGTTCAGATTTTGCTTTCAAATCTTTGCAAAATGTTATATTGATTGAGGGTAAGTAACTAAATCCAAATCAACTTACTCAAAATATAAACAACGCTCTATATAGAACTTGTGGCTAACTAAGGTGTGACTCAGCGTCAGATTTTACAAGCCAGTCAGTCCAATCTCTTCATATATGTCGTGAGTATTGTGAACATTACAACCTCCAAGCAAGCAGAGAAATT containing:
- a CDS encoding ferredoxin--nitrite reductase, producing the protein MANKIEDLKAAKDGLALKAEIDHFAAIGWEAIDDDDLQHRLKWLGIFFRKSTPGRFMVRMRIPNGLLNSDQMRVLASVVEKCGEHGVADITTRQNIQMRGILIEDVPEMFAKFRAVGLTSVQSAIDNVRNITGSPVAGLDADELYDTRELAIQVQNLLTNNGEGNPAFTNLPRKFNIAIAGCRDNSTHAEINDLAFVPAFREVAKTTSVTTKPEGQRPEWDIPSGFWHIYNQTQGNSSSESTDTTETRFGFNVLVGGFFSAKRVEAAIPLNVWVPPEDVVALCEALLIVYRDHGLRENRAKSRLMFLIDEWGIEKFRAEVEKQLGKSLATAAAKDEIAWEKRDHIGVHPQKQAGLNYVGLQIPVGRMYAPDMYEFARLADTYGNGDMRLTVEQNLLITNVSDERLPALLQEPLLQKFPVNPDNLMRGLVSCTGNQFCPVAIVETKNRSLALTKQLSEDYHLPKVVRIHWSGCPNSCAQPQVADIGFTGCKTRKNGKVVDGVDIYMGGTVGKDAHLGKCVMEKIPCEDLREVVGKLLVEHFGAIPKQQAIAEPSAELVAVG
- a CDS encoding pseudouridine synthase, with amino-acid sequence MLDRLQKILSRHGIASRRDAEQIILSGRVWVNGRQIKELGTKADPDRDRIEVDGKLLQTNAPEFVYLLLNKPTGVVCTCDDPQGRRTVLDLLPSQYRHVYPVGRLDYNSSGALILTNDGEFANYLMHPRHHVAKTYEVWVKDIPSQRTLKQWQEGIILEGKRTLPSIVNIQQVEESKSQKSRQNPRTKLQIVLSEGRNRQIRKIAELLGHPVLALHRVAIASISVASLKIGNYRLLNEQEIKNL